Part of the Nicotiana sylvestris chromosome 2, ASM39365v2, whole genome shotgun sequence genome, CGACAAAACACGGTTAGATGTTGGGTATATAAGTAGACAGACCTTAGACTCTATTGGCGCGTTTTAAAACTGTGCAAGCCTAGGCCCAAAGCGGATAATATCACTAGTAGGCTGGGCTGTtacatatggtatcagagcactccGCGTGCAACCTTGAACGGTGGTGGGAAAAACCTCAGCGAGGACGTTGAGTCCCTAAGGGGTTGTGTATATGACACCCTAGGCGAATTCCACATCGACAAAACACGGGAGAGGTGCTGGGTATATAAGTATACATGCCTTAGACTCTAGTGACGCGTTTTATAGCCGTGTAGGCCTTGggcccaaagcggacaatatcactgTGGATTGGGCTGTTATAGAAAATCAAGCTGAACATAATATTTCTTCTTGAATATGCATCCTACATATAATTTTAAGTAATGCGCCCTATTTCGGCTGTTTTCAGTTATGAGAACATTGACATTGTGATAACTAAATTCCTAACATGCTCTTGAGTGATAACACATTAACGATCCTTGAGAAATTTTCTGCTAAATCATCTATAGTAACTCTCTATAAGTGAATTCTGTAATTTTGTTAGCAGCAGGGGGTGCTCTCAGTTTGTAATACTGCTAACTATTAGAAATGTGTTTCATCTCCAGATATGTGGTGCCTTGCATATTGTTAGAGAGAAGCTGCATCTTTCTTTCAAATAGTTCATCTAAAAGAACGCACATTAGCTAATGAAATagtaattatattttataatgAAATGGTACTCTTGACTTTtcaaaaaaaacagaaaagaaagaTTAACTTTCTAATATGTCAACTTTCAAGAGAACCCTTTTTGATCGCACCAAGGAAAGCTGTCTAGTAAACCTCAATATTGATTTGTTTTCAGTCCATGCTGTTCATATTTGAGAGTGCGGACCTTCCCCGGGCTGCCCTTTATTCAATGCATTGAACCTCATCTTTTCATGTCCCAAATTGATGGGACACCAAGTATATGATTACGTTTTGTGGTGGTGATTGCTAAAATTTAGAGATTGTATAAAGCTATTGAACGTATGAGCTGCTGTTGAGGCAGTATATTTGCTGTAGTTAGGAATAGACCAAGTAGGAAGGTTCACTCCGGAAACAGTGTAATGTATGCAAATCATATTCTTACAGCGTATTATACTCCATTTTCAGAGATATGGGATGCACTACGAGCTGCTGCAGAGGCAGACGTAAGCCTTGCACAAGCATTCGTCGACAGTGCTGGGATTATTGTGCAAGTCCCTGATTTAACTATCTGCTATGATGAGAGAGGTTTGTAGTACACTTTGATCAACACTTTCCAACTCCCATTCCTGAGGATCTCACTTATGGAAATTCTTCCAATGCAGGTGCCAAGTATGAGTTGCCCAAATATGTTTTGAGCGAACCAACAAATTTGATTGGTGAAAACTGAAAAGGCGACATAGTCAAGTAACCATGCTTCATTGAGACTGTAAATGGTGTAAATTGCTCTCACAAGTCATTTCTTTCAAAGATCCATTTCCATTTATGTATTATGGTTTCATGTCATGATATCAAAATATCCATCTTGCCACAGCAGCAACCATGTACCATGGTATTTTTTTTTTGGGACATAATATATCCATCTTAGCATAATCATCAAATTTAATTTCTGTACATTGGATCTTTTATAGGATCAAGGGTGGTGGATATCATGGGCTTCAATGCAATGTTGGGCTACTTCGAACTAAGCCCATCAATTAGACACTGGGTACCTACTTCGAACTAGCTATTATTATGATCAcaattaaatctttttattttgtaAGATTTTAAGATAATTAATTATGGTGTTTATCAAAACAAAACACAGTGCACGATCATGCACACGTGTACGGACAAGCAATCTAGGAGTAACAAATGCACATGGTAGACTGAACATCCAGATGCTTAACCTAAGGTTATACTTATTCGGTATTAATAATGCATTAATTGCTCCTTTAT contains:
- the LOC104247863 gene encoding uncharacterized protein, which codes for MGCAGSSRSKGDETVKKIRKPKPWKHSEPITRAQLVQMRDEFWDTAPHYGGRKEIWDALRAAAEADVSLAQAFVDSAGIIVQVPDLTICYDERGAKYELPKYVLSEPTNLIGEN